In Methanolacinia paynteri, the DNA window ACACCTGCTGGACGCACGGATCGCGGACATAAAGGAAGATCGATCATACAGGATCAGGGGAACAGTGTCCTCCTTTCCTTCAACCGGTGAAGGAGGGCATGTATCGTTCTTATTATCCGATGAACCGGGAATATCTGTCCGCTGTATGGCCTACGAGCCTACAAAGGGTTTCAGGGATGTCGTCCGCAAACTCATTCCCGGAGACGTTGCCACTGTCTGCGGGAGTTTTAAGAGCGGAAGCATCAACCTCGAAAAGATCGAGATAATATCCCTTGCGGAGAAGACGGTTGCGAAACCTCCCGTCTGCTCCTGTGGAAAGAGAATGACGAGCGCCGGTACCGGCAAAGGCTACAAGTGCAGGAGATGCGGTGAGAAGTCCGGCGAACCGGAGATCATACGGATTGAAAGGGAGCTTTCGCCCGGATGGTACGAGGTTCCGCCGGTTGCACGGAGGCACCTTTCAAAACCGCTGGTTAGAAACAGGGCTAAAAATTGAAATATTATCATAAGAAAAATTAGGTAAGGATTATGTTTATTTTTATAATAGCAATAATATTATTGTTAATCTCAGGATTTCCTTATCTATACTATCTTATCGGAATAAAATTCGGGAAAAAAACATCTCCTGTAAAAGTCTTAAATGAAGATCAATATCCGCCTGTAAGTGTGATCATATCTGCCTATAACGAGGAAAAGATCATCGCGGAAAGGCTTGAGAATCTTATCGAAGGGGGCTACCCCAGGGAAAAATTCGAGCTTATATTCATTGACGACAACTCTTCCGACAATACGAAAAAGCTTGCCGAATCCAAGCTGGCGAATTTAGGGATTGATTACAGGATATTTTCAAACGACTCCAGGAAAGGAACGAACAGATCATATAACTTTGCTCTTGGAATAGCCGAAAACAATATCGTGGTTACAACCGATGCCAACAAATTTTTTGAGAAGGATGCACTCAGGGTCCTTATCTCGCGGCTTTTATCAGATGACCGGATTGCAGCGGTATGTGCCGAAACGAAACCATTTGCTGAATCTGCAAAAGAGAGAACCGGGGGAATGGAGAGTGTGTACAGGAGTTTCTACGGCCGGATGTGCGACTGGGAGAGTGCGAACGATTCCACGTATAACTTCAACGGGTCTCTTGTTGCGTTTAAAAAGGATATTATCGGTTCTATAAAGGAGAACAAAGGAGCCGATGATGCGAATACGGCATTTGAAGCGATAAGAAAGGGTTATCGTGCTGTATATGTCATGGACGCGGTAATCTACGAAAAAATCCCTCCCAATATCCACAAGCAGTATAAACAGAAGGTTCGGAGAGCAAAGAGGCTCATAGAGGCTACATTGTCAAATCTCGACCTCCTGAGAGAGAAGAGGATCTTTTCCCGGAGATTTTACCCGGTGAGGATAATGATGTATGTTACGTCGCCGTTTCTGTTCCTGCTTGGCCTCGTCCTGTTTTTCATATCGTTGTTTATGTTTAACGCAATAGCCGGTGCACTTCTTCTGGTCTTGCTGCTGCTGTTTGTTTATGCAAAAAAGTCTTCTTTCATCTCTTCATTCATCATAAACCAGATATACCTGTTCCTGGGTCTGCTTAATCTCAAAAAGGACATGAGAACCTGGGAGAGTACATCCGTTTAAACCGTTTTTTCAGGGAAGAAGATCCTGAGCCAGAGTTCGGTGCATACAATCCTCCAGATCTCGGATGAATACTGCTTTTTCCCTGCAATAAAATCGTTGTAATCGTCGGCAACCTTTTTGGAGTCCCAGTATTTTCTCGATGAAAAAGAATCCGATCCGAGAACTTCGAGGATATGATCCTTAAGGCTTCCCTGCATCCAGACCTCCTCAGGAGTGGAGAAGCCTTTCTTGTCCATCCTGCACCTGATCGATTCTGGAACAAGACCTTTGATCGATTTACGGAAGATGAATTTTGTAACCCCTTTTCTGATCTTTTTATCCGC includes these proteins:
- a CDS encoding glycosyltransferase, translated to MFIFIIAIILLLISGFPYLYYLIGIKFGKKTSPVKVLNEDQYPPVSVIISAYNEEKIIAERLENLIEGGYPREKFELIFIDDNSSDNTKKLAESKLANLGIDYRIFSNDSRKGTNRSYNFALGIAENNIVVTTDANKFFEKDALRVLISRLLSDDRIAAVCAETKPFAESAKERTGGMESVYRSFYGRMCDWESANDSTYNFNGSLVAFKKDIIGSIKENKGADDANTAFEAIRKGYRAVYVMDAVIYEKIPPNIHKQYKQKVRRAKRLIEATLSNLDLLREKRIFSRRFYPVRIMMYVTSPFLFLLGLVLFFISLFMFNAIAGALLLVLLLLFVYAKKSSFISSFIINQIYLFLGLLNLKKDMRTWESTSV